A stretch of the Macaca mulatta isolate MMU2019108-1 chromosome 16, T2T-MMU8v2.0, whole genome shotgun sequence genome encodes the following:
- the CDC42EP4 gene encoding cdc42 effector protein 4 (The RefSeq protein has 1 substitution compared to this genomic sequence) → MPILKQLVSSSVHSKRRSRVDLTAEMISAPLGDFRHTMHVGRAGDAFGDTSFLNSKAGEPDGESLDEQASSSSSKRSLLSRKFRGSKRSQSVTRGEREQRDMLGSLRDSALFVKNAMSLPQLNEKEAAEKGTSKLPKSLSSSPVKKANGGEGGDEEAGMEEAVPRRNGAAGPHSPDPLLDEQAFGDLADLPVMPKATYGLKHAESIMSFHIDLGPSMLGDVLSIMDKEEWDPEEEEGGYHGDEGATGTITQAPPYAVAAPPLARQEGKAGPDLPSLPSHALEDEGWAAAAPSPGSARSMGSHTTRDSSSLSSCTSGVLEERSPAFRGPDRARAAVSRQPDKEFSFMDEEEEDEIRV, encoded by the coding sequence ATGCCGATCCTCAAGCAACTGGTGTCCAGCTCGGTGCACTCCAAGCGCCGTTCCCGAGTGGACCTCACGGCCGAAATGATCAGCGCCCCACTGGGCGACTTCCGCCACACCATGCACGTTGGCCGGGCCGGAGATGCCTTTGGGGACACCTCCTTCCTCAACAGCAAGGCTGGCGAGCCTGACGGCGAGTCCTTGGACGAACAGgcctcctcttcatcttccaaACGCAGTCTCCTGTCCAGGAAGTTCCGGGGCAGCAAGCGGTCACAGTCAGTGACCAGGGGGGAGCGGGAGCAGCGCGACATGCTGGGATCCCTGCGGGACTCGGCCCTCTTTGTCAAGAATGCCATGTCCCTGCCCCAGCTCAATGAGAAGGAGGCCGCGGAGAAGGGTACCAGTAAGCTGCCCAAGAGTCTGTCATCCAGCCCCGTGAAGAAGGCCAATGGCGGGGAGGGTGGCGACGAGGAGGCAGGCATGGAGGAGGCCGTGCCCCGTCGGAATGGGGCCACGGGTCCCCATTCCCCTGACCCCCTCCTCGACGAGCAGGCCTTTGGGGATCTGGCAGATCTGCCTGTCATGCCCAAGGCCACCTATGGGCTGAAGCATGCGGAGTCCATCATGTCCTTCCACATCGACCTGGGGCCCTCCATGCTGGGTGACGTCCTCAGCATCATGGACAAGGAGGAGTGGGACcccgaggaggaggagggtggttACCATGGCGATGAGGGCGCCACTGGCACCATCACCCAGGCTCCCCCATACGCTGTGGCGGCCCCTCCCCTGGCGAGGCAGGAAGGCAAGGCCGGCCCAGActtgccctccctcccctcccatgCTCTGGAGGACGAGGGGTGGGCAGCAGCGGCCCCCAGCCCCGGCTCGGCCCGCAGCATGGGCAGCCACACCACACGAGACAGCAGCTCCCTCTCCAGCTGCACCTCGGGCGTCCTGGAGGAGCGCAGCCCTGCCTTCCGGGGACCAGACAGGGCCCGGGCTGCTGTCTCGAGACAGCCGGACAAGGAGTTCTCCTTCatggacgaggaggaggaggatgagatCCGCGTGTGA
- the CDC42EP4 gene encoding cdc42 effector protein 4 isoform X1: MPILKQLVSSSVHSKRRSRVDLTAEMISAPLGDFRHTMHVGRAGDAFGDTSFLNSKAGEPDGESLDEQASSSSSKRSLLSRKFRGSKRSQSVTRGEREQRDMLGSLRDSALFVKNAMSLPQLNEKEAAEKGTSKLPKSLSSSPVKKANGGEGGDEEAGMEEAVPRRNGATGPHSPDPLLDEQAFGDLADLPVMPKATYGLKHAESIMSFHIDLGPSMLGDVLSIMDKEEWDPEEEEGGYHGDEGATGTITQAPPYAVAAPPLARQEGKAGPDLPSLPSHALEDEGWAAAAPSPGSARSMGSHTTRDSSSLSSCTSGVLEERSPAFRGPDRARAAVSRQPDKEFSFMDEEEEDEIRV; the protein is encoded by the coding sequence ATGCCGATCCTCAAGCAACTGGTGTCCAGCTCGGTGCACTCCAAGCGCCGTTCCCGAGTGGACCTCACGGCCGAAATGATCAGCGCCCCACTGGGCGACTTCCGCCACACCATGCACGTTGGCCGGGCCGGAGATGCCTTTGGGGACACCTCCTTCCTCAACAGCAAGGCTGGCGAGCCTGACGGCGAGTCCTTGGACGAACAGgcctcctcttcatcttccaaACGCAGTCTCCTGTCCAGGAAGTTCCGGGGCAGCAAGCGGTCACAGTCAGTGACCAGGGGGGAGCGGGAGCAGCGCGACATGCTGGGATCCCTGCGGGACTCGGCCCTCTTTGTCAAGAATGCCATGTCCCTGCCCCAGCTCAATGAGAAGGAGGCCGCGGAGAAGGGTACCAGTAAGCTGCCCAAGAGTCTGTCATCCAGCCCCGTGAAGAAGGCCAATGGCGGGGAGGGTGGCGACGAGGAGGCAGGCATGGAGGAGGCCGTGCCCCGTCGGAATGGGGCCACGGGTCCCCATTCCCCTGACCCCCTCCTCGACGAGCAGGCCTTTGGGGATCTGGCAGATCTGCCTGTCATGCCCAAGGCCACCTATGGGCTGAAGCATGCGGAGTCCATCATGTCCTTCCACATCGACCTGGGGCCCTCCATGCTGGGTGACGTCCTCAGCATCATGGACAAGGAGGAGTGGGACcccgaggaggaggagggtggttACCATGGCGATGAGGGCGCCACTGGCACCATCACCCAGGCTCCCCCATACGCTGTGGCGGCCCCTCCCCTGGCGAGGCAGGAAGGCAAGGCCGGCCCAGActtgccctccctcccctcccatgCTCTGGAGGACGAGGGGTGGGCAGCAGCGGCCCCCAGCCCCGGCTCGGCCCGCAGCATGGGCAGCCACACCACACGAGACAGCAGCTCCCTCTCCAGCTGCACCTCGGGCGTCCTGGAGGAGCGCAGCCCTGCCTTCCGGGGACCAGACAGGGCCCGGGCTGCTGTCTCGAGACAGCCGGACAAGGAGTTCTCCTTCatggacgaggaggaggaggatgagatCCGCGTGTGA